Below is a genomic region from Candidatus Gastranaerophilales bacterium.
AAGAGCTTTTTGGCGAGCTTCGTCAATCGTGTAAACGGCACCACCTTTAGGTTGCGGGATATTCAATTTTCTCAAAAGTTGTTCAAATAGTTTTCTGTCTTCTGCTATATTTATTGATTCAAGACTGGTTCCGAGTATTTTTACGCCTCTTTTTTCGAGTTTAGAGGCGAGGTTGATAGCGGTTTGACCGCCAAATTGAACCATAACGCCACTTGGCGATTCTTTTTCAATTATGTTCATTATGTTTTCAATGTACATCGGCTCGAAAAACAATTTGTCAGCGACGTCGAAATCTGTGCTTAATGTTTCCGGGTTAGAGTTTACTATTATTGATTCGTAGCCGTTTTTACGAACAGACCAGGCAGCGTGGACGGAACAGTAGTCAAATTCGATGCCTTGCCCTATTCTGATTGGACCTGAGCCTAAAATCATTATGCTGTCTTTTTCGCTGACTTGATTTTCGTCAAATTCGTTATATGTTGAGTAGTAGTAAGGAGTGTAGGCTTTAAATTCAGCAGCACAGGTGTCCACCATTTTGAATGAGGCTTTTATGTTGTTTTGAGAGCGAAAATCTTCTATTTCTTTTTGTTCACGGCAAGAGATAGAGGCTATTTCAGAGTCAAGGAAGCCTTTTTCTTTCGCTTCAATGTATAGAGCTTTTGTAAGTTCTTCTGATTTTAATCTTTGTTCAAAATCGACAAGATTTTTCATTTTGTTGATGAACCACTTATCAATTTTCGTGATTTTGTTTATTTCGTTTACGGAAATGCCTCTGCTCAAAGCTTCTGCTACTCTAAAGATTCGCCTGTCGTCTTGGACGTGGAGTAGGGCTTTTAATTCATCTTCACCGCAGTCCATGTGACAGCCTCTGAGAATCCCTGTAAATTTTGATTCTATAGAGGTTACAGCTTTTTTGAAGGAACTTTCGAAGGTTCTGCCAATTGCCATAACTTCGCCGGTCGCTTTCATTTTTGTACCGAGGATTCTGTCGCCGTGGGCAAATTTGTCAAAAGGCCACTTTGGGATTTTAGTTACAACGTAGTCTAATGCTGGTTCAAAAGCTGCTACGGTTTTTTGAGTTATTGAGTTTGTAATTTCGTGCAGGTTGTAACCGATAGCGATTTTTGTTGTGACTTTTGCTATTGGGTAGCCGGTTGCTTTAGAGGCTAAAGCTGATGAACGGCTGACTCTGGGATTGACTTCTATTACGTAATATTGGTTGCTTACAGGGTCTAGAGCGTATTGAACGTTGCAACCGCCTTCAATTTTTAAGGCTCTGATTATTTTTATGGAGGAGCTTCTGAGCATTTGATATTCTTTGTTTGTTAGGGTTTGAGATGGTGCTACAACATAGCTGTCACCTGTGTGAATACCGATTGGGTCTATATTTTCCATGTTGCAAATTGTAATGCACGTGTCATTAGAATCACGCATAACCTCATATTCAATTTCTTTGTATCCGGCGATACTTTTTTCAACGAGCACTTGGGATATAGGGCTCATAGCAAGTCCTGTGCCGACAATATCTTCGAATTCTTCCATGTTGGAGGCGATGCCACCACCGGAACCGCCAAGAGTGTATGCGGGGCGAACTATTATCGGGAAGCCTATTTTTTGAGCGAATTTTTTTGCGTCATCAAAGCTTGAAACGCAGTCGCTTTCTGGGATTGGCTCATTTATTTCCATCATGAGATTTTTAAAGAGTTCACGGTCTTCTGCGTTTTGGATAGAGTCTATATTAGTGCCTAAAAGTTTCACATTGTATTTGTCGAAAACACCTTGTTCGCTTAGCTCTACAGCGAGGTTTAAACCTGTTTGACCGCCTAGAGTTGCAATTATTCCGTCAGGGCGTTCTTTTTTTATAATGAAGGTCAAAGCTTCTATGGTTAGGGGCTCAATGTAGACTTTGTCAGCGATGTCTTCATCGGTCATGATTGTTGCTGGGTTTGAGTTTACGAGGATTACTTTTAGATTTTCTTCTTTAAGAGCTCTGCAAGCTTGAACTCCAGCGTAATCAAATTCCGCTGCTTGTCCTATCACTATTGGACCTGAACCTATTACAAGAACTTTTTTTATATCTAAATTTTTTGGCATAATTCACTCTCTTTTCTAATATTTTGAATCCAATTTTTAAATATTATATCAGTGTCGTTTGGACCGGGTGCGGCTTCTGGGTGAAATTGTACTGATTCTAGTTTGTATTTGTCAGATTTAATTCCCTCGATTGTGCCGTCGTTGAGATTTCTGTATGTTACTTCTACGCAATCAGGCAGACTCCCGTCTTTTATAGCGTAGCCGTGATTTTGTGCGGTCATAAACACTTTGTTTGATTGAAGGTTTATAACAGGGTGATTTCCGCCTCTGTGCCCGTATTTGAGCTTGTAGGTTTGAGCACCTGTTACTATTGCTAAAATCTGATGGCCTAAACAAATTCCGTAGAGCGAAATTTTTCCTAACAGATTTTTTGCTGTTTCTATTGTCTTTGTTGCATCTTTTGGGTCGCCTGGACCATTTGACAATATTACTGCGTCAAATTCTTCCTCTAAAATCACTTTAGAGTCAATGTCTGCAGGGAAGATAGTTATATCTGCGTTATATTTTTTTAAGTTTTCTATAATACTTTTTTTCGCTCCTAGGTCTATTATGGCGACCTTTACGCCACATCCAGCTATTTTTTCTTTTTTGTATGTCGAAACCTCAAGAGTTATGTTGTTGCTGACTTTGAATTTTTTTATATTTTCTTTTAATTCACGAGTAATTTCATTTGTTGTTATTGCACAACTCATATCGCCTGATTCTCTTATTATTTTGGTCAACAAACGTGTGTCGACTTTGTTTAGAGCAATAATGTTGTTTTGTTTGAGGTAATCAGATATGTTCATAATGCTTTTGTAGTGGCTTTCTTGCGAGCATGCATTTTTCACGATGAGACCTTTTGCCTGAACTTTTCCGCATTCAGAATCCTCTTTGTTTATGCCGTAGTTCCCGATTTCAGGGTAAGTCATAACTATGATTTGTTCGGCGTAAGACGGATCGGTTAAAATTTCCTGATAGCCGCTCATTGAAGTGTTAAAAACGATTTCGCCGTAGGCTATTCCTGTGGCACCAATTGATTCTCCTTCAAAAATCATACCGTTTTCGAGGATTAATTTGGCTGTAGAATTCGGAGAAGATTCATTTTGGGTTAGCATTGTATTTTCGATTTCGTCATAGATTTTTTTCATAGCTTCGACTCTGTTTTCATAGGCTGTTACGGCTCTTCCGATGACTAAATAATCGGCACCTTCTTGTATTGCTTTTTTAGGTGTTGCCAATCTTTTCTGGTCGTTTTTTGAAGCCCATTCCGGACGAATTCCGGGGCAAAGGACTTTGAAATCTTTTCCGCAGGCTTGTTTTATTCTTCTAGCTTCCCAAACGCTTGCAACCACGCCGTCTAAGGAGCTTTCTTTTGCGAGTTTTGCAAGTTCTGTTACGTAGTCATTTGATTTTAGGGGCACTTTTAGTTGGTTGTTTAATGTATCATCACTAATGCTGGTGAGGACTGTTACGCCTAGAACTATAGGCTTTTTTGCACCGATTTCAAGGGCTGTTTTTCTTGCTGAAATTGCTGATTTTCTCATCATTTCAGAGCCACCCATCGTGTGAACATTGTAAAAAGCAGCACCGTTTCTGATGATATTTTCTGAGGCTTTTGCGACAGTGTTCGGGATATCTAAAAGCTTTACATCAAAGAAAAAATCGATGTTTTGCTCTTTCATAAATTTAAATATTTCCCCGCCGTTAGCGGTGTAAAGCTGTAAACCTATTTTAAAAACGCCGACGTAATCTTTAAGCTCCAAAATCATTTCTTTTGCTTTTGATATGTTGTCAACATCTAGTGCGAGAACGATTTTCTCTTTTATTTTCGGGTCGATTTCCATTATGTATTCTCCTCTAAGTTTATAAATTCTCCGTTGATAAAACTTCCTATTGCTTTACCTTTTAATTTTTTACCTTCAAATGGCGATATTTTACATTTTGATTTAAAGTTTTTTGCATTGACTGTCCACTCCAAATCGGGGTCAATTATTGTTAAATTTGCGATTTTTCCTATTTCGATTGTGCCTTGATTTTTCAATTTAAGAATTTTTGCAGGGCTAAATGTCAATTTTTCAATGAGAATAGGAAGTTCGACCCTGCCTGACAGTGCTAAGGTTAGTGCCAAGGCTGTTTCGAGCCCTACTATACCGAAGGGTGATTCTTCAATAGGTAAATTTTTTTCATAAATAGTGTGAGGCGCGTGGTCAGTAGCGATTACGTCTATTGTACCATCTGAAAGCCCCTCTATTACTGCTTCAAGGTCATCTTGCGTGCGAAGTGGCGGATTCATTTTGAATATTCCGTTTTGGGGATTTATGTCGTTTTCTGTAAGTGTGAAATAATGTGGAGCCGTTTCACAAGTGACTTTTAGTCCTTCTGCTTTTGCTTTTCTTATCAAATCTATACTTTTTCTTGTGGAAATGTGTGCAAAATGGTATGGGGCTTGGGTTTTTCTGATAATATCAAGCTCTTTAGCTACTGCTGTATATTCTACGGCTGTTGGAATTCCTTTAATTCCATATTTTTTGCTGGTTTCGCCCTCATTTATTGAACCGCCTTGAGAGAGTTCTAAAATTTCAGAGTGTGAAATTACCAAAACGTCTAAATCCCTTGTATAGCTTAAAATATTTTCTAATAATGTCATGTCTTCAATCGGCTTGCCATCGTTTGAAAAAGCTACTGCTCCAAGCTTTTTAAGCTCTTTTATGTTTACTATTTTTTCCCCTTGAAGCTCTTTTGTGACGGCACAAACAGGATAGAAGCCTATGCCTTTTGCTTTTTCAGAAGATTTGAACATATCTTTTAAGGTTAAAACATTGTCGTTACAGGGTTTTGTGTTTGCCATCGGACAGATGGCGGTGTAGCCTCCTGCAATTGCTGCATTTATGCCTGTTTCTATTGTTTCTTTGTCTGTGAATCCGGGTTCTCTTAAATGAGTGTGCAGGTCGATTAAGCCGGGAGTGATTATTTTTCCGCTAAAATCAAGGATTATTTCCATTTCATTTGCTTCAATATTTTTTGCGATTTTAGTTATAATTTTGTTTTCTATTCTTATATCTAAAACCTTATCAATGTTGCTTTTAGGGTCAATTATTCTTGCACCTTTAAGAAGCATAAATAGCCTCCTGTTTTT
It encodes:
- the carB gene encoding carbamoyl-phosphate synthase (glutamine-hydrolyzing) large subunit; this encodes MPKNLDIKKVLVIGSGPIVIGQAAEFDYAGVQACRALKEENLKVILVNSNPATIMTDEDIADKVYIEPLTIEALTFIIKKERPDGIIATLGGQTGLNLAVELSEQGVFDKYNVKLLGTNIDSIQNAEDRELFKNLMMEINEPIPESDCVSSFDDAKKFAQKIGFPIIVRPAYTLGGSGGGIASNMEEFEDIVGTGLAMSPISQVLVEKSIAGYKEIEYEVMRDSNDTCITICNMENIDPIGIHTGDSYVVAPSQTLTNKEYQMLRSSSIKIIRALKIEGGCNVQYALDPVSNQYYVIEVNPRVSRSSALASKATGYPIAKVTTKIAIGYNLHEITNSITQKTVAAFEPALDYVVTKIPKWPFDKFAHGDRILGTKMKATGEVMAIGRTFESSFKKAVTSIESKFTGILRGCHMDCGEDELKALLHVQDDRRIFRVAEALSRGISVNEINKITKIDKWFINKMKNLVDFEQRLKSEELTKALYIEAKEKGFLDSEIASISCREQKEIEDFRSQNNIKASFKMVDTCAAEFKAYTPYYYSTYNEFDENQVSEKDSIMILGSGPIRIGQGIEFDYCSVHAAWSVRKNGYESIIVNSNPETLSTDFDVADKLFFEPMYIENIMNIIEKESPSGVMVQFGGQTAINLASKLEKRGVKILGTSLESINIAEDRKLFEQLLRKLNIPQPKGGAVYTIDEARQKALELGYPVLVRPSYVIGGRGMQVVYNKKELESYIENALKFSGKHPILIDQYIEGSEMELDAISDGENVLIPAITEHIERAGIHSGDSIAIYPTQKLSNEIKEKLISYTEKIAKELQIKGLMNIQFVLKDNIPYVIEVNPRASRTVPILSKVTGIPMVDIAINAILGNSIIEQGYKTGLAKETNLVCAKVPIFSFQKLNRIDPALAPEMKSTGEVLGIDTTYEKALIKGFLAAGYEMSNKRGNVLISINDHFKKDCIDVAQTLTEMGYTLIATTGTHNFLSQYGIDSKEIENFDIEKIQRNMKNKELSFIINAPTTNNDPKRYGSQDRGFLIRTIAEMYSTPCFTALDTARAYLEALKFFNQNETLTYNSIEIYRDKEPALV
- the carA gene encoding glutamine-hydrolyzing carbamoyl-phosphate synthase small subunit translates to MEIDPKIKEKIVLALDVDNISKAKEMILELKDYVGVFKIGLQLYTANGGEIFKFMKEQNIDFFFDVKLLDIPNTVAKASENIIRNGAAFYNVHTMGGSEMMRKSAISARKTALEIGAKKPIVLGVTVLTSISDDTLNNQLKVPLKSNDYVTELAKLAKESSLDGVVASVWEARRIKQACGKDFKVLCPGIRPEWASKNDQKRLATPKKAIQEGADYLVIGRAVTAYENRVEAMKKIYDEIENTMLTQNESSPNSTAKLILENGMIFEGESIGATGIAYGEIVFNTSMSGYQEILTDPSYAEQIIVMTYPEIGNYGINKEDSECGKVQAKGLIVKNACSQESHYKSIMNISDYLKQNNIIALNKVDTRLLTKIIRESGDMSCAITTNEITRELKENIKKFKVSNNITLEVSTYKKEKIAGCGVKVAIIDLGAKKSIIENLKKYNADITIFPADIDSKVILEEEFDAVILSNGPGDPKDATKTIETAKNLLGKISLYGICLGHQILAIVTGAQTYKLKYGHRGGNHPVINLQSNKVFMTAQNHGYAIKDGSLPDCVEVTYRNLNDGTIEGIKSDKYKLESVQFHPEAAPGPNDTDIIFKNWIQNIRKESELCQKI
- a CDS encoding dihydroorotase, which codes for MLLKGARIIDPKSNIDKVLDIRIENKIITKIAKNIEANEMEIILDFSGKIITPGLIDLHTHLREPGFTDKETIETGINAAIAGGYTAICPMANTKPCNDNVLTLKDMFKSSEKAKGIGFYPVCAVTKELQGEKIVNIKELKKLGAVAFSNDGKPIEDMTLLENILSYTRDLDVLVISHSEILELSQGGSINEGETSKKYGIKGIPTAVEYTAVAKELDIIRKTQAPYHFAHISTRKSIDLIRKAKAEGLKVTCETAPHYFTLTENDINPQNGIFKMNPPLRTQDDLEAVIEGLSDGTIDVIATDHAPHTIYEKNLPIEESPFGIVGLETALALTLALSGRVELPILIEKLTFSPAKILKLKNQGTIEIGKIANLTIIDPDLEWTVNAKNFKSKCKISPFEGKKLKGKAIGSFINGEFINLEENT